In Vicia villosa cultivar HV-30 ecotype Madison, WI unplaced genomic scaffold, Vvil1.0 ctg.000418F_1_1, whole genome shotgun sequence, the DNA window taaattatttatttcaatctacTAAAACATTATTAGGTACACGATTACATGATTGAATAGTTAGAAATGATTTAGTTACATTACATGACCAATATGTGTTATTTAtatgtaatttaatattttatttgataatatattttataaataaacacACATTTAACAAATATTGTATCAtctaattgataaaataaaaataaataattacatgTGTATTATATAAGTAGGATAttcttaataatattaaaaataattagacgTGTTACTAGAAATAAATGTTTTACAAATAGAATTACACGATTTACTTAACATAATTTCATAATTatgcttttgaattttttattgcaacttatttttcattattataactgctgaatttatttacaatttatctCCCAATGTGTGATTCGTACAAACATACACAtgtagattaaattaatatttaatatgacAATCATAATTTTAAccattttctctttttaatttttttatcttttatatacatttattaaacattatcaatttgattttttcttaattacaattttatttcctatttagtatttattttattgtaaatTGATCTTAATATATAATTTCAACCTTTAAAAATGGAAAGCTTGGTCTAAAAATAGTAATTTATcttctaaattttattttgaaaataaaatattactttgaaaaataattataaaaattaggaaaaaatgtaactattttaattaattataagttgcattttaaattttcaaaaataacataaaatttacTTCTATAGTTAttccaattaatttttttagattgCAGCTACGAAAGGAGTTAAAAAATTGGctcttacattttatttttaaaaggaatGAGTTCTTTGGTGGGATGAGTggctcttttattttcaaaaaaaataatgttCCAGCTTTATAAATAATGGTCTTTTCCAATATCCTGCACAATTTCATTGTAATTTGTAATTGTTCTCTTTATTTGTTTcaaaattgaattaatttgacTTGGGAAATAAAAATAGTGTCAGATTCAAACCTCTACAATCATGataacatattataataataagaatCGTGTCTTAcaagattcaaatctctataatcatgataacatattataataataaaataacttgGAAATCCTCAATATTTATCACATGTGAGTAAACATTGaggaaaataaattattataaactcATTATTATAATAATGGTTATAATTGATCAAAATTCCAACCAATACTGGAGAAATGGGAGAAAATGAGTGAATAATTGATCAAAAAACCAATCAACACGGGAGAAAGGAAAATATAGaagcaaattcaaaaaaaaatatatcaaattttaatttatagtaaaatattatcaattttaatttgttactaaaccaatatgttttttgtgtattatttttattttataatttttgttaatagaaattgtaaaattaaaattataagccAATATGTTTTttgtgtattatttttattttataatttttgttaatagaaattgtaaaattaaaattataagcaGTTATAAAAATTATAGTATGTCCGACGGGCCAAACCTGTTTTtctaatatatgtatatatatatatatatatatatatatatatatatatatatatatatatatatatatatgtatatatatatatatatgtatatatatatatatatatatatatatatatatatatatataattatatcaaatatattcgtttaaattttaataacggaattaattgaaaaaaatagattaattggaaatgtggttattaaatttttttatatatgagaagtcattaaataattaataattagtatttataataaattaattaaaaataaatatttgaaaatgtgATCGTAcgttaaatgattttttaatgtaacaagaagttatcaaaattaattgaataccaattattattatgatttacttattaatattattatgattAATATTGCTTATTCTTTAAGTATTTAGCATCATGGAGATTAGCTGAGCAATACCGGTATGAAAGTTTAGTACAtgttaccaaatcaaataaatataatcacatatattatatttatttattatttataacattgtgcaatccgtgcgaacgcacaggTAGATGACTACTCAAGGTAGATTCATAACGATATTGTATGATGCGTGCGAACGCACATAGATGACTAttgaattatttcatttattttttctactaaagtatatatttttaataagattaaattaatatttatatgaccattataatttaaaatattttttatttttaatttgtgtatgttttatatatatttattaactattattatatatttatttattatttatttcgactttacgtgacccgtgcgaacgcacgggtccattactagtttacttaaaaaaaaattcatgatTCAGAAAACTTATTTTAAAGGATCGCAAATATCATATTTACTTAACTCACAATTTAATCAAGAATTACGGGTTTAGTTTAATTTTAGTGTTTTGTTGAGATTGATCAAACATTTGTTCAATTTAGTGAATATTAGTAACTAATTGTTCATTTGTTTGGAACTAATCAAGtcttcaaatttgaacttctTATTTAAGTCGAGACTTTGACTTAATTGAACTTGTTGTGATACTTCTCTATTTGTTTTTTGCGCTCCTATTAGGCAGTGCCGGCCTTTAGCAGGAGCAGCAAGGGCTGCAGCGCTGGGCCCCAAAATTTTGGGGgccccatttatttatttttttattaaaacaatacCTTTTACACCTGCTTTTTTTAAAATAggtattaaataattattcttttgaaaacattttacaTCGAATTTTTAAAGGTaggtgtaaaataatttttattttcacaatttaggtataaatttttattttttgggccttttttaaaatttataacagGGCCCCCGGCTTGTTTGGGCCGGCCCTGCTATTAGGTAAATCTTGCGGATTAATTACAATATCGATACGCTAAATAAGTTTTGAAAACTGCTTTTGCACCTTGAAGACTCAATTTTTCTATTCAACCCTTAGAACATAAATATAGGAGGTGGTATTTGCCACATGTACTTCTTGTGTCAGAATAATATGGATAATTGAATGTAAATGGTGGAGTATTACATAACCATAGTATCCAAATAATGCTACggtattttttaatttcttattatATTAAATGTTAAGTTAGTGTATATTGTGTGATTAGTGGGacctattttaaagttttagatgaGTAGTATGGatatttacaaattttaattaggtggtttaaataattgaaaagtgaaaaatatattatattaagtgAGGTTCATTTATACCACCAAATTGGGTGGTATGAATGTGGATGCTCTTACTAAATACTACTAGCACAGAGATCACCAATAAAAAATCTTTGAAGAAATTATTGAAGTTATTGATATCATCACTTCTCACTAATCCACCTCTATCCTTCCTCTCAAACTCCATAGAGCTTTGCTATGCTTACATTCAAATTCTCTACACCGTATTTACACCCATAAcctttataaactaatttttatcATGGCACAGAAATTAAggcaaaaaatatttaaaaaaataaaaggtgtGTTAAACCGTATATACATACGGTGTAGTTGTAAATTTTGGTGTAAAGCTAGCTTTTCTCGACTCCATATTAACTGTATTGAAATCCTCACACATACACCacgtcacttttaataattatttattttaaaataaattaaaaatttaaatacattttaattaaagATATCATTATCGTAAACCTATTTCCTACGAGCTATCTTACATAGGTTaagataagttttttttttaattaaaatatttaggtttttttaataaatctatTTGATTAAAAAGGTTAGGCTAAGgcatgaaaaaaaaacatttaagtcTATGAGAGagacttatttaaataaataaactgaataatcataataataataattattattatattatattatgtttaaattttaaattaaaatatacaaaataaagtttaattatcttgaaaactaataaaattaaattgaaaaaaaattaacgaATATTATTGTAAGTTGTTTTTtctctcaaataaataatatcataaaatttattttaatatgtaaAATTTGACGAAGTCAATGCAAATAAGTATTTAGTTCTGTTTTTGACAAAACATTTTTTGACCTCATACCCTATACCCTATAGCTTATAAGCTgatatgataataaaaaaatcgGATAGTCTTTTTATCACacacttatagtttattttactagtttataatttattttaaagacATTATTTCAAATGTGTTTTAACTTATACTTTATAACTTACATTTTTGCGTTTAttttttacttattattttaattaaaactcactattatcctttataatttattttaatttaaaataaaacaattatatattaaatatattttttgtcattttaatttatcaactaattgagccgctaattttaccaaacacttcaattaattTATCAGCTATAAATCACCAATCATTAGTTATAAGCTATATAAAccatcaatcatcaatcatctgTCATAAGCTATTACCTATCAactaacttatcagtcaacctCTATTTTTACAAAATAAACTTAGTctcattaatattttaatttattactaCTAGTATTCTTAAACATTAGTTGAACCGATGCTTATTTATAAATGTtaaaataaagtaatttttaatgtAGTTTATTGTGTCAATAAGATATTTGAAAATGTAGATTCATGCTTAAAAATAAGCTTATAATAGGTCACAAATCAAATTTAGATTTGAAAATTTTAGCAGATCAAACTCAGTCTTGGAAAAACCCCACCTATTCCTATACTTAAGAGTACTTAAAATTGAGATTTTATACTACCACCCCTAAAATTTGATCCGACACCCCCCACAAATTTTTATATTATCCAAAATACGCTTAAAAAAGAGAGCGAACAAAAAATCGACATGCAATTGAAAGAttcaatattaaaagaaaatctgGTAGTGTATTATAAAAATCGAATATATTATAGAATCttccaatattttaaaaaattaaatattttattttttaaaaaaattgaaattaattttatcTGATTATAAGAGCCTCAGGTTAAACAATGGGGCAagataaaatttcttaaaaatttaataaatagagTTTTGTTACTATCTACCCATCATGGAATTAGTAGTTTCCTTACTTTTTAATAGACTTATTTATATAAAAGTATCATAGTTCATAAGTGCATATGAGTTTTAAATAGGTATTCATAAGTtggtttattttaaaataatgtcTTGGCTAATGaaggatttattttattttacagtTTTGTTGATTATACGATTGAGTCCAATTTTATTGCTAGTTTGTTGGAAGATAATAAGATAGACTTTACTATCTCTAGTTGAATTTCTACTTAGCGTTTTTTCTTTTTGGACTTAAGCCctcttttttgtaaaaaaaaataaaaaaaatattataaaaaagctAAGTCACACttaataatttttagaatttcaaaaattaaaaaatattaattccaaAAATTTAGTGACTTTCTATTTCTGTGACTTTCTATTCCTAAATTGAAGACCCCGCTCAAAACGTTCATTTGATCACACACAAACAAACATAAGGGTTTCATTTGATCACAGTTTTGGAACCATGGACCCTGATGTTGTCGAAATTCCTCCTTCAATGTTCCAACATACTCCCAGGTTCAAAAAACACAAACAGGTTTCTATCTATCTTTACAGGGTTTTGTTTgtttaggttttatttttattgtgtctattcaaagttttcatctttatttaaattcttcatctgggttttcacttttcactctagATTATTCTTCTATGTTAAGTTTCTGCTTTAAAAATCACTGCTTTTGCTACTTCATATTGTTACTTCTCTTACGATCATCGTGTTGCTCCATGTGAGCTTTGTTAGAACTAGAATTTGTTTAGCCCTAATGTTCTGATTGCAACATTTATAACTTTTTGGTTCTTTGTTTGATATACTCAATAGTGGTTTTTCTGTTTTATGTTCTTATGATAAAAGGGGTATAACTTTCTTGATTATATTGTTTATTCATTCTGGTTTAAATTTATACATatactgaatttgtttctataagtcttttttttttctttacccacaAGTAATCATTGTATGTTTTGTTTTGTAGTCCATTGTCCATGATGTTATTGACATTGTCGACGACGATGAGAATGACGATGATGATTTGATGATACTTGGTGAAATAACTCGTAAACGTAAGGGGAAGGCACCTCAAGCTCTTCATGAGGGTTATGGTGATAATCATCACGTTGCGGTTTGTATACGATCTTTTATGTTATTTCTTGCAATATATTGATGTTATTTTTGTTCCCAATCCTTTGAAAGTGCTAAGCAGGGAGCTGGCAGTAGTAGTTCACTACATTCAAATTTTGTTGGACAGGACGGATCATTGCATCCTTCTGGAGTAGAATCCGGATACCGTTGGTCGAAGAGTTCTTATCGTTTCAGTGCCACTTCTAAGCATGTGCATGGTTCCACTAGTGCTCTCAAATCTGCAAGTGATGAACATGATGGAGCAGCTGTTGTTCTCCCACAATTGACGATaattgataaagctgaaaatgaAACTCTGAGGAAACTTCGAAGTTTTAAGCAATTTGATACTGTCACAGACACTTCGGATCATCACTTTATTAAAAGTAATTCCTCCACAAAGCATGTTagcttctctttttttcttttctgtttcAAAGACACACTTTGTTTCGGTCTCATTCTTAATTATATGGATTTACATATTTACCTATTTCATGAGCAGAATCCAAAGAGTTGGTCTAAAAAAATCCAGGAAGAGTGGAAGATTTTGGAGAAGCATTTGCCGGGTGAGTTTAGTATTCCGAATACTAAATAGCCTGTAATATTTTCTATGTCATATCACAGATCATATTTAGTATTCAATTTACTTTTTGAGCTGATGGACTTTACCATATGATTATTGTTGACTAGATACAATATTTGTGAGAGTCTACGAATCAAGGATGGATCTCATGAGGGCTGTGATTATTGGAGCAGAAGGGACTCCTTACCATGACGGtcttttcttttttgatattttctttcccAGTGGCTATCCCAATGTACCCCCGGTACGCGGTTGAGGGACCTATAACTGACTTACATTATTTTCCTTATTACTCTTTTTAATTCATTTCTGACAAAAAAGTAATTTTTCTTCTCATGGCAGAATGTCCATTACCACTCTGGAGGTCTTCGGATCAACCCGAATTTGTATAACTGTGGCAAAGTATGTCTGAGTCTACTTAACACCTGGCATGGCAGCACGAAAGAGAAATGGACTAAAGGTGTTTCAACAATGCTACAAGTTCTAGTCTCCATACAAGGGCTAATCTTGAACACACAGCCTTACTTCAATGAACCTGGATGGGCATCTATGAAGGGTACACCAAACGGTGAAATGCAGGCACAGCAGTATAATGAAAATACGTTCATTCTATCGTTGAGGACAATGATGTATACGATAAAAAAGCCTCCAAAGGTTTGGTTCATTTCTTGTATATCTCTAGCATGTTAGGTTTACCGCGTTCACTTGTAGCACTACGTTTATTTTTTTCCATGATATAAAAAGTTTTTCAATTGCATGATTTTATTTCAACGTAGCGTTAtgtcttaatattattttctgaataACTACGCTATGTCAGGAAAAAAATACCTATCATTGcaaataattgatttattttcttttcttgggGTTCAAGTAACTGATTTAAGTCATTTTTTGTTTTCAGTATTTCGAAGACTTAGTTATAGGGCACTTCTACAGCCGAGCACATGATATTCTGGCGTCATGTAAAGCATACATGAATGGTGTTCAAGTTGGTTGTTTGATCAAAGGTGGGGTTCAAGATGTTAATGGGAGTAAAGGAAAACAATCCTCAGCTCATTTTATATCTGGTTTAGCTGGATGCATGCCCTCTCTTGTCCAAGAGTTCGAAAAAGTTGGATTTAACGACTGTAAGAAATTCATGTCTCCTCCGGTACAACGCAGTACCACTCGCAAAAAGTGATTTTGCTTAACTACGTGAGTGATCATagaacattttttttcaaaactcaatGGTGACACTGATGATACTAGAGGCTTATTAGGTCAACTTCATGttggtttttgttttttctaGTGTTTTTCGGACCGGACATTAAACCGGTGAGGgtattgggtcactggtttattggtcgaaccactgggtcactggtcgaaccgcatgactaaaccggataactcggttgaatagatcggtcgttataacaaaattatataggtataaaacatgtGGAGCAtaatgattcagtctctacaataTATAACTgacatttaaattttttaaaaatatcatatcctaaataaattcacaagtccataatttaaattcaaattttaaacataggtaataataaaatagcataaaattacaaagtatatatttgcaaacaaaatttaatagcaaaataatctaattgaataaattataataaagtaatttcattgtctactaggggtgggaataggctaggctaggctttataaggcctgagcctggcctacgataaacatATAAGGTctggcctactataggctcgttttttcagtctggcctgacctttttaaaagcctgacctgaaagcctatttaaaagtctctttcttattaatattttcaattaagTTATATTACTTAAGATGTCgtataggtcgcatatatatgaacatttagaccgaactatttagcattttttctaatatatatgcatatatagaccaactcatttaacattttttttaatatatatatatatatatatatatataggccggcctacaaggctttataggcttttttaatagcctaggcctgacctattttattaaataggcttttaaaaaagctcaAGCCTagcctttttatcaaataggcctggccttaactaggctaggctataggcccctgtaggccggcctgacctattcccacccctattgtctactaaatttaatttcaaagaaaaaattatttcaatgttggtatctccttcttcaatatcaaaatcatctacAACAAAATTAACCGCATCCGAaacagttttatttttatttttatttttattttctttttctcttttttctttttttatattttttcttttcttttttattttaatttttcattaaaataaataaaatgatgttttttaagtttttaaaataaaaaaaaataaaaatgcatttaaaccaccggttctGGAAAACTGCCGGTTTtaccggttttgaccggttcaatgacatatcTGATCCAACAA includes these proteins:
- the LOC131627982 gene encoding putative ubiquitin-conjugating enzyme E2 38: MDPDVVEIPPSMFQHTPRFKKHKQSIVHDVIDIVDDDENDDDDLMILGEITRKRKGKAPQALHEGYGDNHHVADGSLHPSGVESGYRWSKSSYRFSATSKHVHGSTSALKSASDEHDGAAVVLPQLTIIDKAENETLRKLRSFKQFDTVTDTSDHHFIKSNSSTKHNPKSWSKKIQEEWKILEKHLPDTIFVRVYESRMDLMRAVIIGAEGTPYHDGLFFFDIFFPSGYPNVPPNVHYHSGGLRINPNLYNCGKVCLSLLNTWHGSTKEKWTKGVSTMLQVLVSIQGLILNTQPYFNEPGWASMKGTPNGEMQAQQYNENTFILSLRTMMYTIKKPPKYFEDLVIGHFYSRAHDILASCKAYMNGVQVGCLIKGGVQDVNGSKGKQSSAHFISGLAGCMPSLVQEFEKVGFNDCKKFMSPPVQRSTTRKK